Genomic DNA from Chanos chanos chromosome 6, fChaCha1.1, whole genome shotgun sequence:
TATCACCCCTGTGTGCATCAGTTTGAATGCGGGGACCCAGGATACAGCTGTGGTGTGTGACCCGTCTGAGCAGATGTCTTGCTGTCTCACGCTACTGGATAATATATTGCTGCCAGCACGGGATATTGGCCCCATGCTGATTTGACGGTCTATAGGGTTCTGAATTGTCAGTCAGTAATTTCCACGTCTTTTAAGTCTCTGAACTGTTtcattaaattaacatttgtgtcagtgtttctgaggACTAGATTACAGTGTAAATGACTTGAAGCAGTGTCCAATTCTTCTCCTCATCgcaatttaaaatcattttaaaattaaactccccccccccccccattcctgcTAAAAGCATTGCTTTCAGCTTTGTGGTCTATGTATAAGTACTACACATACAATATTTTGATGGAGGTACTCAACAAATATTCATGCATAATTTTTTCAAGAATTTTAACCTGAAACAAATATGCAATAGCATTCCAGTTTAAACAGTTTTAGACTTCTATGAAGCTTTGAATAGCTTCCAGGATGACTGCTTGTGATCTAACTGAAACCCGATGGGGCACATGACACTGGCTGCGGTTCAGTTTTCAGTCTTCGGTGTACTGTCTTGTGATTATCTGCGTCACCATTAGGACTTGGAAATGGGAGGCATCTGCCTGGTTTACAAACTTACACTGTGGGAAGCGTTACTCCTGGATCAGCACGACTGACCCagtagtttgtgtttctttggttGTGATCAGGCTTATATAGAGAAAATGATGGTTAACTGACATagcatgagttttttttttttttttttgatatctCATACGCTAAGGCCCAGCTGCACTCTTGGTGTCACAGTAGTCCAGAATATATCTAAGATAAGGCTAGTAGTTGTTTAGACCTGTTTAGGCAGGTCCACAAATGTGTGGTCTGACTGGACTAAGATTTGAGAAATGCCAATCGTTTTGTAAACATTGCTCACAGAATGGAAAAAGGAACGTGGGCTATGTGTGAGAAATATAAGGACCTTGCTGAGTTGCATTTTGTTGAGATATTGTGACTCAGGACTTTTCTTGACAGCTTTTAAAAGATGATAAATAGCTTTGCTTGCCTATAGGTCTAAATATCTTGGCTCTTGTCAGCTGGGATAAACTGCTCAGATACAGATGAAATGTTGTTTAGATAAGACACCCAACAGTTTCCTCAAGTGTCTGAAAAGAAGACGCCCACTGTGAAGATACTGTGaaataactcttttttttttttttttaaacaatcatCACACTGATttttcacactcagttacaATACAGGAAGTAGAAGCTTAAGTCTACAGAATCAATATCTTGTCTGAACAGTCTATTTAAATTGTTTGTTAAGAAAACTAGTGATAAATATACTCATAGTGTCCTTGTGTCGTTTATAGGGAGTTTTGCTGACCAAGCTCTTGTCTGTCTTCTCCACAGGCCCGGTGTCCCTGCCCAAGGGGAACGCAATGGGGCTGTCCTTTCAGAGGGAAGCCCTCTTAGGCATGGTATCCAACCCCACAGAGGTCTTCTGCTCTGTGCCTGGAcgtctctctctgctgagctCCACTTCCAAGTATAAAGTGACAGTGGCAGAAGTGCAGAGACGCCTGTCCCCTCCTGAATGCCTCAATGCCTCACTGCTCGGAGGGGTCCTCCGCAGGTCAGCGACTTCCTcctcatgcatgcatgcacacgcacacgcacacacacacacacacacacacacgcgcgcgcacgcacgcacgcacgcatgcacacatgcacggaTAGACCTTCATGTGCAAAACacatatgaatatatgtatCCATCTAATACATGGAATGAGCACGCACACCAgcttacactatatacacatcactaacttcctctcaaataaattaatacacattcacaaataaatacacacctCACTATCAGTCAGAGGGTGGAAACTTGGTAAACACAGTTAAGTTATGTCCTCAGGTTTGTCCAATATTTCTAAGACTGTGTAACAAAGGCTACATTGCTTATGGCTATAAGTTTGTTATGTAAATCCTCAAACCTGTTTTGCGGAATACCCTGCAGTTATCTATGCATCAGCAGTTAAGAAAGAATTCTCTGACAAGTGTGGAGTGGCATGAAAGGTTTTATAATGCTCTGTTGATAGAAATTGAAGAACAACATGATCACTTGACCACTGGCCTTTcttatcacaacacaaacactttgaaaacaggtccACTAACATCAGGACATATGTCTGCAGAGTTAGCCTTGATAAACAGTGGCTGATTTTTTACTGATTCTACTGTAATGATTTTTTGAGCTCTGGTAAGCTCTTTGAGTACTATTACAGTAATAattctgtacgtgtgtgtgtgtgtgtaattattggATGAGTTATGTATGGATAAGTGTAAAACGAGAGTGTGAGACtttgttcatgtgtgaatgCAATCAGATAGtagagtatgtgcatgtgtttatgtatgtgtttgtgtttgtggtgggggtggggtcagGCTGTTATTGGGTTGATTTTAATAGTGGCTGAGCAGTTGACCTTACGGCCCATATGCCAGCAGGCACAGTGCTGAGGGAGATAGGGGACTGGAGGAAGCTGGAGGGGAGGGCAGAGGGGTGGGCGTGGGGGGTCTTACTGACGTTCTCTGctccgttgtgtgtgtgtgtgtgtgtgtgtttgtgtttgtgttttttgctggGAATGCACGTTTTCTGCTTCCCATGTGTCTCAAACACACGCGtactcattctctccctcacacacacacacacacacacacacacacacacacactctctctctctctctctcacgcgtaCACAGCGACACTGTTAAGTAGGTCATGGAGCAGTATGAAGGAGGAGGGGATGGGTGCTTACACACCTCCCCAAAGATGTTCCTTCTCTCACCCTCCATGCAGGGAGTTGTGCCGGGCCTCCTCGCCACTCATGCAGAAATGGAGCTAaccagagtttgtgtgtgtgtgtgtatgtttttaatacTAAACTCCGGAGCAGAAACATAATTTGCACAAGTGTTTGTTGATCCAGAGGGCTAGCAGAGCCTGTTTCCTTCTGATGCATTCTGGTTATTTGATGAAGTGATCTGTTTGGATTGTGGCTCCTAGCCAGTGAGCTTCACTTTGCAATCTTTCCTGCTCATCTGAAAAAGCAATGGTGACTGTTAGCTCGCTGCTACGTTTCAAAGGATTAAAAGCTTTTGGATGGAATACTAAACAGCATGTAATGTTTCAAAGATATCttttgattatgattatgacaaaacaacaacaacaacaaaaaacaacaaaaacagcaacaacaaaaacagcacatccCATGTATTGAACCAagagtaaaatgaaaacatcatcCAGAACTGTTTGTCagataaaaaagtaaaatcaaagTACCGACCGACTAATTTCAAACTCACAGTTCTGggtcttttcttttgctgtggTCTAATGgggttctttttcctctttattctCAGGGCCAAGTCAAAGAATGGAGGTCGTTGTTTAAGAGAGAAGCTGGACAAGATAGGACTGAACCTACCCGCTGGACGCAGGAAGGCTGCTAACGTTACCCTACTCACAGCACTAGTGGAAGGTACACAAACTCTTACTGTGGGGTTTTTACATAACTGTCACTCCTAGAGCTACGTCATGGTTGACCTGAGACACTGATTTGAATGTCAGCCATCCCACATTCTTTTCTATCAACAGATATTATGTGAACTGCAGACTTGACATTTACATGTTAGCATAATTAATTTTGGTGACTTGCTAGTCAACGCCTAGTCAGTTGTCTTagatctcattttgtttttctctctgtgcagttcCTTCTCAATcaaaatcacatcaaaacatGCTCTCTTTGACGGCAGCCTGgcttttctgtgtctttgaaTGTCAAATGAACATTGTCATTTGTATTCAATGATCCAATCAGTTTGACATTTTGAGGTTAGCGAGCAGCTGGCCAGAattcagtaagaaaaaaaggcCCATGAAACACAGACTTGTGAATTCCACTGCATTCTACTAAGCACTGCCATTGATCAGAGAAGACAGGGACAAGTATAGGTTAGCAGTAACAAACATCTCACCAAGAGAGCATTTGCAGTAACCTAAAtgtgttcactgtgtctccATAAAAAAAGGCTCTGCTGTCGTCTCTGACGAAATTGCATGCTAAACAAAAAGCACATGTTTTTCTAACTAGTAGACATTTTGTCTTGCAGCTTTACCTTTTTCAGAGTGCTTTGTAGTCAATTAATCAGTGACTCACAGAGACATAAGCAGTACGATCATGAGTGTTCCAGTGCCTTTAGTCACATGAAGTactaatatatacacatacatgtatgtatatatatatatatatatatatatatatatacatacacacaaagttttttttttttttcttaaacagtgGCCTTCTTAATCTCACCATAAATGGGATGGAAGCAGTAATATGACTGGGGGGGCAGTGCTATTTAGAGACCTTCAGAGCTGAATTAGGACTTGTTATCACGCGTTGCCTTGCTCACGGGAGAAGctgaccttaaaaaaacaagagactctgagagtgatgtgtgtgcgcgtcAATTCAAGGCTCTCTTGGTTTGGTTGCTCTTATTTGGTGCCCTTTAGGTAGCTAAGACCATTAAAACCATGCAGTTGAAATTTCCTACAGCTAAAGGACACTCATATCCTCATTACTTTCAGACATGTTCCTCAAGCAAAGAATGTGAACCAAACAGAAGTGATATGCAGAAGTTTTTGTAACTCTGTTTGAGTGGTAATTGAATTTGTGGGTCTTCTCAGTTGGACACAATTTTTACAAAGTCGGTAAAACCGATGGTCCAAGTAAGCTAAttatgatttctctctctctcttttttttgtctcattcatAGGTGAGGCCGTACATCTGGCGAGAGATTTTGGTTATGTTTGTGAGACAGAGTTTCCGGCCAAAGCTATTGCGGAGTACCTGGGACGGCCCCACGTCGAACGTAACGAGATTAATTCACGAAAGAACATGCTCTTGGCTGCCAAGTGAGTCATTGCCCTTTCTAACAATACTCCGGAGTTATTTACTGGAAATACACCCAAATTACCGTAATTGTACCTCTGAAGAGTGGACTTCTCTACCCCTTGCCATGAAGTAGAACTGGTTCATGTTTGCAAAAGCAGTAAAGGTGTAAATGAATTTTCTGGGTTTTTTCGTTATCCCTGATTGTCAATAAGCAGTCATAAAAccacagtgaaacaaaaacatttttgttgatgTCTTGGAAGTTATAGATATTTTCTGGCTAATCAGTCCAATGAAGATTTATCGAGATCGCTGGTGAAGGAAAGTTTAGCATGTCTAATCCAGGAAAACGTATGCTGTCTGTAATCTGAAATGTTACCTCATCCAGGTACACTAGATGTTTCTTGTTCTCAGTTTTGCTAGGTAGTGTGGTTTTCCTTCAAATGTTTTGTGGTGATCTTCTCATAAAGTGCTGATACTTAAGCCAATGCTAGTAACCATCCTTCATTAGGCAGGGtgtcctcctctgtcctctACTTCAGTCCAAGTGTTCATCTATAATCTGACTCTAATATGGGTTGTATAATCTCTTTCAGACAAATATGTAAGGAGTTCACCGACCTGCTGACACAGGATCGTTCTCCGCTGGGGAATTCTCGACCAGCGCCCATCCTGGAGCCAGGGATCCAGGGTTGTCTTACCCACTTTAGTTTAATCACTCACGGCTTTGGCTCGCCGGCTATCTGCGCCGCCATGACCTCGCTGCAGAACTATCTCAACGAAGCCCTCAAACAGGTGGACAAAATGTACCTGAGCTCAGCGGGCGACGCCCAGGGCTCCTCGGACGGAACCGTCAAAACTTCGGAAAAGatggacaaacacagaaagtGAACAGAGATCGGCAGACTGTGCGACCTCATTTCCAGCCCCATTTGGACTATGCTGGACTGCATCGTACATCTGTTGTTTTTTAGTTGCTTTTACTGTTACAATattagattttttcccccccattttGTTACTTTGTCTGCACCCACCCCCCTTCTTCTTCACTGAGTTCAGTTTTAGCTTGATGccctttttttaaagatcttgGTCTTCCAGAGCTTGTGTTTCTTTGAGGGCATTTCATTGCTTTGGGCCTCCAGTTGTAGTTTTTTATTTACAAGTTGTGCACTAGCTACAGCACCACCGTAGATATGTGGACTACATTAAAGATGATCGTCTGGATAACTTTCACCAGAagacaatgaacaaaacaaacatactaactaaacagactttttttttaatgtctgaagAATATTCATTTCAAGAGGAGTGACTGTGGATGTGAAATCTAATTcgtcagtttttgtttttgttgtctagaGGCGGAAGCCTGATTTCTTTCTGCCCTCTTCCATGGTGCTGACCCCACCCCTTTTGTGGACTAGCCTTCGTCATTGGTCACAGTGTTATGGTACCTTTCTGTATGGGAGAATTCTTTCAATGCATGAATGAGTGTTGTATCAatctttattgtgtttttttttaaggaaaaaaaaacacatttacaatcttgtaaacacactgaaagcAGTTGATGAAATAGAATATTAAAGAGCATTCACGTAAAGCAAACTCTGGATTTGCTTATGGAAAACTTCTGAGAGAAGAACACACCAATGTTCTAACATTGCACCCTGAGTACTGGACAGCAAGGCCTGgtaacaaacaaaagaatttgCTGGGAAACAACAGATTAGTCCTCACCAGTACATCTCATCACGTATGACTGAGATCTGCGGAATGACCATCTGACCACATGACTCATCTGAGAGATATACAAATTTACATTTCCCCAAAAAGGTGATTGTGTGAAGCCAGGCCTTTAAAAGATTTACTGGAACAGTGTGAAAATCAGGCAAGCAAAGTGAATTGAATCAAATTGGACTGTGTTCTTTCCAAAccccagtttaaaaaaatcaataatctCATCTAAATAGCTGACAGTTTCCGTTTATGGTTAGAATGGTCTTGTATGCATGTGAGTTTTGTGAGTATGTATTCATAAGCCCTGTAAATATGTCTTTCTAAATGAGCTATTAATTAGCTTTATATGAATTAGCTAGAAAGGAGGATTTTTTTCATCTACCTTGCCctgaatgtaaatattttctaaTTTATGTTGTAATTTAAAGGGATTTGTAAATATCGGTACAATTCTGGTGTATGGTTTAACTTTCTAAAGATGTGTTAAACTTTTTATAAATgagttaggtttttttttatcatatagTAATTAGGAATTGGGAAAGACATACCTtatgaatatgtgttttaactgtttgaaaaatcatagggaataaaaatgaattaaaaaaaaaaaaagatttgtgaaGCATTCtgatttacatttgttttctagTCTTTTTCAGACTGTAAGCAATGGCACTAAGCAATGTCACACtccagtgcacacacaccacactcactgAAGCATGTTTGCTCCTTACTTCACAGGCAAGTCATGTGGACAgagtttcattttattcatctttTAAACTAAAGAGCAAAATTGGCTCATGGTAGGGACAGTGAACATCATTATCTTGTTCGAGCtgcaaacgcacgcacacacacacatacatacaggcaaAGCAGGATGGCTGCGTTGTCTGGGTGTTTGTTGAGGAGATTAAGAAAGCAGTGTGAGTGAAACCGATGCCAGTCACTTTTTTTGTGGGTATACATTAAGTTCACACCTGTTTTACTTAACCTTCTGTCTTACATGCTTTATTTATGAACAGAAAACTGAgagctccctttttttttgttttttttggcaagtGTTGTCTCGTTGTCTTTCAAATAGGCGTGATGGCTCTGCTGATTGGTTGAGGTAGATAAACCCATGCCAAGTACACTTACATGTTTTAAGTTTCCACTTTCCAGTCACACAGAATTCATGTAGATGAAAACATCTCATCATCTCTGCGACATTCAAAATAGCTCTACTTCATTGAGGCCTGAGCCACACgttgacaaaattaaaacaattaaaagttACGCTCGACGGGATAGAACAATATGGAGCAATATGCATTTGGTGAAGTTTTGTATTGACACACAGTACCTTGCGCAGGATTTGCCATTACTCATCAGAACAAGATGATTTGCCAAGTGTTTGCAAGAAAATGCGTGTCACGCAGACACTAATAATTTGGCAAATAAAATGTTAACACCCTccggtgaaagaaaaaaaaaaacttttgaaacaCTTTGAATCAGGTCGCAGCTGTCTATGTGAGTCACTGAAAACTGGCTGTGTACACCCAAATACAAAACTTATTCATAATTTTAATCCCCAAACTGTAGGCCGCATATAGACCAATATGAGGCATTGTGTGCTCTGCTGAAGTCAGAGCCTAGTCAGATCAGTTTATTGGTAAAGGTGTGACAAACACAGGTTCCCAACACTGACGGACTGTTAGCACACCACACCCTCTGAAGATCTAGTGCTTTGATAAGGCTCTACCGGTATATGTTTAAACAAGCGGTTTATCAAAGTCAAGAccattttttttggttgttgttgtgtcaTTTCTCCCAAACAGCATATGTGGGTTACCTGTAGGTAGCGACGGGGAGAAAATACGTTAAACACGGTGGTGTTCATTTGGCCGGATAGAAGACAGTCTGACAAACTAATAAAAGCTGACAGCAGAGCAAGTGTGAGCTTCTCCCTCAGAACCCGTTGGACCAGACTTGTGGCTTTGCTATCCCTGCCTACAGTTGACTGTAACTGCTTTCAGTTCATCTGGCTGAGCCCCCTCTCCTCAGTGCTGACTGAAAGATAAGTTTCACTGTTgtctgctgtctttctctctctctctctgttcaggcAGACTGGAATAAGTGATGGTGGGCTCTTACAACCATTATTGCAATGACTTCCTCTTGTTCTTCAGACACCTGTTTACTTGGAAAGTAccaaacatacataaatatggAAATGCATTTTGTCAGGGCTAACCTCACAAGAGCTAGTAGATAGCCATATCTGGATGAATGTCCTGCAgagtttttaataaaatatgttgTTGATTAAACAAGCGAATTTTGCCATTAATGTGATTTTTGGTtgcaattccttttttttctacttacaccgaaaacacaggaaacagaacacCGACTTGGAGTAGCTGCTGAAAAGGTTTCCCGGCTCTTTCAAACAGCCTATACTAAAGATGTTTATTTGCATTGGATGCATCTCAACTGCCAGACTATCAGTGTCATCAAGGTCTGTGTGAACCAGATTAAAAACATCTGTGGAGAAACCAACAGACAGATAACAACCTATaacagcttttttctttctttctttctttctttcttcttctttttttgcatatCCCTTTTGTAAGTACTGAATCAGAAACTGAGAAGGCTCTCATCCAGCGTCTCCATACGAAACCTCTTCCAGTATTTAATCgaatattcaaatgttttcctttgtgaagTCCAGACTTCAAAATAAAGTAAGAAAACAGCAAATTGCAGTTATGCACTGATAAAACAGGCCTAAAGCTGTAAATGGAGTTTCCAAGGACTAAAATTAGCATGTAAACATTTCCTAATGCTTAAAGCTGCATGAGATTTGCATACATTCTGTCTGTAATTTATTAGGATTCTCAAAGCAAGTTGTCATGTTTTATACATGATCAGCATAATTATACTTAATGTAAATTTTGACTGGATGATCGATGTTAATAGAAGTCACAtaaagcagtgtttctcaaactGTGGGCCGCAGACCGGTGCcgaggaaactgccaggtccctgcccccttgactgaacttcttgctttgaaaatactgacattttattcaagattcttgAATGTTAAGCGTCCCGCCCACAAGAACTTTCTTAACATCTTaaaatcttgaataaaatgttactattttcacctggTGGGAGACAGAAGCACCGAGCATAATTTGATTGACACAGCGGCAGGGCTCTGTGGACCGGTAGTTCCTGGTTGCAGACTGGTGCCTGTCCGCGGACCACAGTTTGAGAAATGCTGACATAACAGTGACATGGCGTGTGGCTGTTTCAAAATGCTGGAACCTGAAAGTTGTGAAAAACTATGctctttgtgaatgtgtttacatcTTGTAAAATAACAAGCtttactgtgttttctctcaatCTGAGTGGTATCTCATCTTAAATTAGTGACTTTTGTGATGAACCTGTAGACATATAACTCCTGTGTTGTGCACAAGCATGCAATAGTCACGGAGgcactgttgttttaaaaattcagtgatttgttttaatgtaaatttgATAAAGCTGTCTGTGTCTAAGATTAGGAcaagtaaaatgaataaaaatctgGAACAAGTACCTTGCTGCAGTGTTCAGTTAGTTTTTAATACAGTACTTTGAAATTCGATATAATCTGTGTCCTCAGTTATTGATTAAAGAGTTAAATAttaaagagataaaagagaggTACGATGAGCACCACTATGTAAGAGTGAACGCACTCTATAGTACAAAGTTCCGCCATGACAAACTTACATGATGAATCTATAGCCTTGGTCACATTACATTTGTGTGCTGGGTCCCCTCTAGGAAAGGTTGTAGACACCTCTTTAATGAAGGCCTTAGGTTTCAGGgtaatgtatgtgtttactAACCAGTGAAACACTATCTACCAACACTAGGCTTGTTACTTTTCTGGGCTCGTTTCATTTTTGTgaggtaggggtgtgtgtgtttttttttttttttggaatgctCCCTTTAACAGGAGTGTAACTGGAGAAGGTCTGTCTGGAATACATTAAGAGTTATTTGCAGTTACACTAATCGCAACAGAAACTCCAAACCACTGTAACCACTCTATAATGCACAGTTAAAATAGCTTCGTCACATGTCCATCAGCATCACCCAGACTCATAACTGTTTTTGACATGTCAACGAGACATTACCGCAAATTCAGGAGGCCAAATGAATAACGccacgagagagaaagaaagagagacggcGTGTGCCCGAGTTCTACCGAAGAGAGGTGGGAGAAGAAATTAATCTAAATTACAGACATCAGGCCTGAGCCCCAGCTAGGACGAGGCAGGCAGGGCGGCATGGACTACAAGTAGTGGTAGAGACaggggaggaaggagagggagggggttgTCGGTCAACCATCGAATCTTAAAGTGAATCCTCTCTcccgttttcttttctttttttgtgtccttTTTGACTCGTTCTGTGGGAATGTGGTGGcctgttcttcctctttccccgcctccctctctctccacccaaacacccctccctctctctttccctctctcacacatactacCAATTAGCGTAGCCTGTCTATGCAAAGCCGTGGCCTTAACTCTCATGCTTCTctccgcagcagcagcagcagacaaCAGATGTCTGCGTTTCTAAGGGAACCAACTCTCACATCCGTGTAAGAACAGAATAAAGATCCTCTTGCCTCTTCTAACCCTTAAAGAAAGGATGACTTCCACACCATTTAAAGAGGTCActttaaaaagacagttttcTCCCCATAGGGCTGTCTCTTGTCTCCTATTGTGtagcaacagagaaaaaaaaagataaattacaGGATGGTTGATGCCACAGACTCAATCTAGattaaaaacagctgtttttccccccaacaaacatacaaacaacgTTGTCCACCTATTGAGTACTAAACAGTCCTAATGAGAACAAGCTGGTTGGCGCATCTTTGTTTTCCAATATGTGCTCGGCATGctgaatttgttttcttttgagagaACGCTGTCTTAAGGATgttatgtgaaatatgaaattgtGGCTATAGCCACGGGAAATGAGAGGCGATCTTCTCGTCTTCTGCAGTCGTGTGATCTCAGACAATCTCAGACAATTGCTTCCAAAGTGGATTATAGAAGTGATGCTAATCTAGTTCTTTTCTGAAGGAAAAACACATGCTCAGTTCCCAAGAAGCTATCATGCTACTGAGCATTAGCTGTGCTAATAATGCCTTAATGATGGATATGAgcactgaaagacagagggaagtgtgcgtggggagtgtgtgtgtgtgtgtgtttgggggggggggttgtctgtcAGCCACCTGCTTGATTTAGAAGCTCTAAGAGCTGAAGATACGGTCTCCTGACCATTTTGGCAGTCTCTCTGTATCCCTGGCCCCGTTCCAAAATGACTTTATGCTCTCATGTCTTCTCctctactaacacacacacacacacacacacacaaaccgacTGAATTggccaaaacaaaatgacagtcAACGTGCCTGTGTTACCCTTTTTTTCAGCTCTTCTCAAAGATCATACactgacaaagaaaagagagtgcTGGGATTGGGcctctgtcttccttttctctcaccctcctctcactctctttagcTTTTTACCTTGTTCTTTCACTCTTCAAGTTCACTCTTCTTGTTTCGGCATCTCTCTGAATCATATGCATTGTTGGCTGAGAAAACTAATTTAGAAGTTTCTGTATAAGTATACACTATACAATTAATTATACAGCTGGGTAGAGAGGAACGCAATCAGATGCAGGTCCATACTATTGGGcaaatgcattcatttctaCAGGTATCAGTTAGAGGTTTTGTTTTGGCAAGTGATGCACAAAATTCACctagcagccccccccccccccttttctttggTAGGGGTGCATGAATAAACCTCACCGTTAAAGCAAGTTCTCACACAATTGACAAGTCAGTGCACACTGTATTATTCATGCGTCTCATGTTGGCTTGCCACTTGTAGGTCTAATTACTCTAAGTGTCAGACACTGTCTGTTAACTGCCTCTGAAATTCAGGAGAGAATAATGCAGGTGGTTAACTTCATTTAACTTCTATATTCTCCATCACTTAGAAAGAATTTTACTGATGTTCTGATGTGGTTTTTCTTCCCAGCTTTTTTAAAATGCTACTTCATTTCTAACCTCATTAATCAGGTTGGCACATGCCTCTGTGCTATCACAGCATCATGCTGTTGGTCACTGGACCGTGTTCCACATTGCAACATAGACTCGAGCGCTAATATGCGTCACGGCTCGGCTTTGAATCGGCTGATGCTGCCTCCagttctgtatgtatgtgcgttTAATGGAGCGTGCATGCGCAAACTGCAACGAAACGTCCGGGCTGTCATCGTTCAGTCATGCTTGTGTATGTCGTACAATAGTTTCCTTTGTGGAATATTCGTGTTTCATTAAGCTGATGAGGCATCCTTTGTAGGGTGGTCATACGTCCATGAAGACAACTAAGCCCACTTCAATTTTTAGCAGAAttctttgaaaatgtacaaAGTATACTTTATGATTTCTATCTTTGGTGTCACATGTCATGGGGAAGTTGCTGTGTTAAATACAGTACATTTTGTTAAGCTTCAAA
This window encodes:
- the tfap2c gene encoding transcription factor AP-2 gamma isoform X1 — protein: MLWKLADNVKYEEDCEQERHDGNSNGNPRLPHLPAVSQHLYSPAPTLSHSASSDFQPPYFPPPYQPLPYTQSSDPYSHLSDPFNINSIHQSPTSNQQQSWPGRQSQEGIGSHARPGLASQILGLESGSSGVRREGFRRPELLPSHVHGIESSVIGENMGLHDMGQGLEDVQHVEDHGIVIADQTVIKKGPVSLPKGNAMGLSFQREALLGMVSNPTEVFCSVPGRLSLLSSTSKYKVTVAEVQRRLSPPECLNASLLGGVLRRAKSKNGGRCLREKLDKIGLNLPAGRRKAANVTLLTALVEGEAVHLARDFGYVCETEFPAKAIAEYLGRPHVERNEINSRKNMLLAAKQICKEFTDLLTQDRSPLGNSRPAPILEPGIQGCLTHFSLITHGFGSPAICAAMTSLQNYLNEALKQVDKMYLSSAGDAQGSSDGTVKTSEKMDKHRK